In the genome of Fusobacterium necrogenes, one region contains:
- a CDS encoding YfcE family phosphodiesterase: MKVLVISDSHQKLDTLMKIYEKERPEVVICAGDHSRDGEELSFIYPDSKYYIVRGNCDIFDRRYDDEMLVELEGIKILLAHGHEYGVKRSYASIEKRGLELGCDIIIFGHTHIQYLSSKNGITLFNPGSVYGREYGVLEIIENKFQFYHKSI; this comes from the coding sequence ATGAAAGTATTGGTAATTTCAGATTCACATCAGAAACTGGATACACTTATGAAAATATATGAAAAAGAAAGACCAGAAGTAGTAATCTGTGCAGGAGACCACAGTAGAGATGGAGAAGAGCTTTCTTTTATATATCCAGATTCTAAGTACTATATAGTGCGTGGAAATTGTGATATATTTGATAGAAGATATGATGATGAGATGTTAGTTGAGCTAGAGGGAATAAAGATCCTTCTAGCTCATGGTCATGAATACGGGGTAAAACGTAGCTATGCTTCGATAGAAAAAAGAGGATTGGAATTAGGATGTGATATTATTATTTTTGGTCATACACATATTCAGTACCTATCTTCTAAAAATGGTATTACTTTATTTAATCCAGGTTCCGTATATGGAAGAGAGTATGGTGTATTAGAGATAATTGAAAATAAATTTCAATTCTATCACAAAAGTATATAA
- the rsxC gene encoding electron transport complex subunit RsxC, with the protein MKFFGFRGGVHPPENKIQTENMAVEDLKAPKMLYVPLLQHIGAPLDPLVAIGDKVLKGQKIADSQGFMSSPIHSPVSGTIKKIEEHVFPLMGRMKTIMIENDEQDTWAELSKIENWETADKKDLLAMIREKGIVGIGGASFPTHIKLNPPADTKIDTLLLNGAECEPYLNSDNRLMLEHPEKIINGIKIIKKILGVGRAIVGIEENKPEAIASMQKAAEGTGIQIVPLKTKYPQGGEKQLIKAVLDRQVPSGKLPSAVGVVVQNTGTAAAIYDGIVNGIPLIEKVVTVSGKAIANPKNLKVAIGTPFAYLLDYCGVNREVVDKLVMGGPMMGMAQFSEEAPVIKGTSGLLALTKEETNPYKPKPCIGCGKCVDACPMSLEPLMYARLAAFEQWEKIGEYNLMDCIECGSCAYICPSNRPLTEAIKIGKSKLRAMKK; encoded by the coding sequence ATGAAATTTTTTGGTTTCAGAGGAGGAGTTCATCCGCCTGAAAATAAGATTCAAACAGAAAATATGGCTGTTGAAGACTTAAAAGCACCAAAAATGTTGTATGTACCATTACTACAGCATATAGGTGCACCACTAGATCCACTTGTAGCCATTGGAGATAAGGTACTAAAAGGGCAAAAAATAGCAGATTCTCAAGGTTTTATGTCATCACCTATTCACTCTCCAGTAAGTGGAACAATCAAAAAAATAGAAGAACATGTATTTCCTTTGATGGGAAGAATGAAAACTATTATGATTGAAAATGATGAGCAAGATACTTGGGCGGAGTTATCAAAAATTGAGAATTGGGAAACAGCTGATAAAAAAGATCTATTAGCTATGATAAGAGAAAAGGGAATAGTAGGAATAGGAGGAGCAAGCTTTCCTACTCATATTAAACTGAATCCTCCGGCAGATACTAAAATTGATACGTTATTATTGAATGGAGCAGAGTGTGAACCGTATCTTAATTCAGATAATAGGCTTATGCTAGAGCATCCAGAAAAGATAATCAATGGTATAAAGATTATTAAAAAGATATTAGGTGTTGGAAGAGCAATAGTAGGTATTGAAGAAAATAAGCCTGAAGCGATAGCTTCTATGCAAAAAGCAGCAGAGGGAACAGGAATTCAGATAGTTCCATTAAAAACAAAATATCCTCAAGGGGGAGAAAAACAACTTATTAAAGCTGTTTTAGATAGACAGGTTCCATCGGGAAAACTTCCATCAGCAGTAGGTGTAGTAGTACAAAATACTGGGACAGCAGCAGCTATCTACGATGGTATTGTGAATGGAATTCCATTGATTGAAAAGGTAGTTACAGTTTCAGGAAAGGCGATAGCTAATCCAAAGAATTTAAAGGTAGCAATAGGAACACCTTTTGCTTATTTACTAGATTACTGTGGTGTGAATAGAGAAGTTGTAGATAAATTGGTAATGGGAGGACCTATGATGGGAATGGCTCAATTCTCAGAAGAGGCTCCAGTTATTAAAGGTACATCAGGGTTATTAGCTCTCACTAAAGAGGAGACAAATCCATATAAACCTAAACCATGTATAGGATGTGGAAAGTGTGTAGATGCATGTCCTATGAGTCTAGAACCGCTTATGTATGCAAGGCTTGCAGCATTTGAACAATGGGAAAAAATAGGTGAGTATAATTTAATGGATTGTATAGAGTGTGGTTCTTGTGCATATATTTGTCCTTCTAACAGGCCACTAACTGAAGCTATAAAAATAGGAAAATCAAAATTAAGAGCAATGAAAAAGTAA
- the pth gene encoding aminoacyl-tRNA hydrolase, with protein MKLVVGLGNPGSKYEKTRHNVGFEVINYLQKELGITNEKEKFQGLISEKSIGGEKVLFLKPQTFMNLSGNSIIEVINFYKLNPKTDLVVIYDDMDLPVGRLRVKEKGSSGGHNGIKSIISHLGDEFLRIKCGIGKPKDNTIDFVLGQFSKSEQEEVTIMIENASKCVVDIIQDVEIGKIMQKYNKK; from the coding sequence ATGAAGTTGGTAGTAGGACTGGGAAATCCGGGAAGTAAATATGAAAAGACTAGACATAATGTGGGATTTGAAGTGATAAACTATCTTCAAAAGGAGCTTGGAATAACAAACGAGAAAGAGAAATTTCAAGGACTTATAAGTGAAAAGAGCATAGGTGGAGAGAAGGTACTTTTTCTAAAACCTCAGACATTCATGAATTTAAGTGGAAATTCAATAATAGAGGTCATAAATTTCTATAAGCTAAATCCAAAGACAGATTTAGTAGTAATCTATGATGACATGGATTTGCCAGTAGGAAGATTGAGAGTAAAAGAGAAAGGAAGTTCAGGTGGACACAATGGAATAAAGTCTATTATCTCTCATCTAGGAGATGAATTTTTACGTATAAAATGTGGGATAGGAAAACCTAAGGATAATACTATTGACTTTGTTTTAGGACAGTTTAGTAAAAGTGAACAAGAAGAGGTTACAATAATGATAGAAAATGCAAGTAAATGTGTAGTTGATATTATACAAGATGTTGAAATAGGAAAAATAATGCAGAAATATAACAAAAAGTGA
- a CDS encoding adenine nucleotide alpha hydrolase family protein: protein MRRALVLFGNEIERGSLADSVVFLEKQLGFKIYPLYVRDIAREKLMSATDGLMLAGRSPFINQGWEEIEKVEIQGIKEMLKEKGIKSELIVDMGDISEVVTEQMKKCDLLVMGKNDILTEREINLLKANYKSILLIGEKPLQAIENVLIGNDNGVKVNRSCTHFMNLFPEVKRFSSFVINKEIEENMLVEYLVGHEKDVEHEEIITNNYEDVIKRINEADLFIMGNLSKSYLFEKVIGKNGIKLLEKGKVPIFIG, encoded by the coding sequence ATGAGAAGAGCATTGGTTTTATTTGGAAACGAGATTGAAAGAGGAAGCCTAGCAGATAGTGTGGTTTTCTTAGAGAAGCAATTAGGATTCAAAATATATCCTCTCTATGTAAGAGATATAGCAAGAGAGAAACTTATGTCAGCAACAGATGGACTTATGCTAGCTGGAAGAAGCCCTTTTATAAATCAAGGTTGGGAAGAGATAGAAAAAGTCGAGATCCAAGGAATAAAAGAGATGTTAAAAGAAAAAGGGATAAAGTCTGAATTGATAGTAGATATGGGTGATATTTCAGAAGTAGTCACTGAACAGATGAAAAAATGTGATTTATTAGTTATGGGAAAAAATGATATTTTAACTGAAAGAGAGATAAATTTATTAAAAGCTAACTATAAATCAATACTTTTAATAGGAGAAAAACCTCTTCAAGCTATTGAAAATGTATTGATAGGGAATGACAATGGTGTAAAGGTAAATAGAAGTTGTACACATTTTATGAATCTTTTCCCAGAGGTGAAGAGATTTTCATCTTTTGTTATAAATAAAGAGATAGAAGAAAATATGTTGGTTGAATATTTAGTAGGACATGAAAAAGATGTAGAGCATGAGGAGATTATCACAAATAACTATGAAGATGTAATAAAAAGAATCAACGAAGCTGATCTATTTATAATGGGAAATTTAAGCAAAAGTTATCTATTTGAAAAGGTAATAGGTAAAAATGGGATAAAATTATTAGAAAAAGGAAAGGTACCTATATTTATAGGATAG
- a CDS encoding L-serine ammonia-lyase, with amino-acid sequence MDTLKELFKIGNGPSSSHTMGPERAAKKFKEKNSTAERFEVELYGSLALTGKGHLTDWIIVETMKPTPTDILWKPEVVHRYHTNGMLFKAFDKDNNQTDEWLVFSVGGGTIMEHYQERKGAQAVYKLNSMAEIKKWCEENQKELWEYVVESEGKEIFDFLKEIWEAMKESVERGINKTGVLPGTLKYPRKASNFYRKARNNHGRGGFLGRIFAYTLAVSEENGAGGKVVTAPTCGACGVVPGLLYALKEEYDLQEEEVLKSLAIAGLIGNLIKENATISGAEGGCQAEVGSACSMAAAMACFLLGGSLAQIEYAAEMALEHHLGLTCDPVGGYVQVPCIERNAAAAARALDAAGYSLYTDGSHRVTFDQVVKTMGETGKDLKEEYKETSLGGLAKFTFNAEC; translated from the coding sequence ATGGATACACTAAAAGAGTTATTTAAAATTGGAAATGGACCATCTAGTTCTCATACAATGGGACCTGAAAGAGCTGCAAAAAAATTTAAAGAGAAAAATTCAACTGCTGAAAGATTTGAAGTAGAATTATATGGCTCACTTGCACTTACAGGAAAGGGACATCTTACAGATTGGATAATAGTAGAAACTATGAAACCTACTCCGACTGATATTTTATGGAAACCAGAAGTAGTTCATAGATATCATACTAATGGAATGTTATTTAAAGCTTTTGACAAAGATAATAATCAAACAGATGAGTGGTTAGTATTCTCTGTTGGTGGTGGAACTATAATGGAGCACTATCAAGAGAGAAAAGGAGCTCAAGCTGTATATAAATTAAATTCTATGGCTGAGATAAAAAAGTGGTGTGAAGAAAACCAAAAAGAATTATGGGAATATGTAGTGGAAAGTGAAGGAAAAGAGATATTTGATTTTTTAAAAGAGATTTGGGAAGCTATGAAAGAATCTGTCGAAAGAGGAATTAATAAAACTGGAGTACTTCCTGGAACATTGAAATATCCTAGAAAAGCTTCAAATTTTTATAGAAAGGCTAGAAATAACCATGGTAGAGGTGGATTTTTAGGAAGAATATTTGCCTATACACTAGCTGTTTCAGAGGAAAACGGTGCTGGAGGAAAAGTTGTAACTGCTCCAACTTGTGGTGCTTGTGGAGTTGTACCTGGACTCTTATATGCTCTTAAAGAGGAGTATGACTTACAAGAGGAAGAGGTTTTAAAAAGTTTGGCAATAGCTGGGCTTATAGGAAACCTTATAAAAGAAAATGCTACAATATCAGGAGCAGAAGGAGGATGTCAGGCAGAAGTGGGATCAGCATGTTCAATGGCTGCAGCTATGGCATGTTTCTTACTTGGAGGATCATTAGCTCAGATAGAGTATGCAGCAGAGATGGCGTTAGAACACCATTTAGGACTTACTTGTGATCCAGTAGGTGGATATGTTCAAGTACCTTGTATAGAGAGAAATGCAGCTGCAGCAGCAAGAGCATTAGATGCAGCTGGATATAGCTTATACACAGATGGAAGTCATAGAGTTACATTTGATCAAGTTGTAAAAACTATGGGTGAGACAGGAAAAGACTTAAAAGAGGAGTATAAGGAGACTTCACTAGGTGGACTTGCAAAATTTACATTTAACGCTGAATGCTAA
- the pheT gene encoding phenylalanine--tRNA ligase subunit beta: MLISLDWLKQYVDIKENIEELDNALTMIGQEVEAIDIQGKGLDNVVIGQIIEYTKHPNSDKLTLVKVDIGEGEPLQIVCGAPNHKLGDKVVVAKIGAVLPGDFKIKKSKIRDIESFGMLCSEVELGIGTDGDGIIILPKTAPIGEEYRKYANLDDIIFELEITPNRPDCLSHIGIAREIAAYYGRKVKYPSVTYTEAIDTITTVAKVNIDDKDRCKRYMGRVIRNVTIGESPEWLKKRIRAMGLNPINNIVDITNFVMFEYNQPMHAFDLDKLANKSINVRAALPGEKITTLDGIERELNERELVIADDEKAIAIAGIIGGIGTEITSETKNIFLEVAYFTPENIRKTGRKLGISTDSSYRNERGIDIEGISDASERAAALIAEIAGGEILDGAIDKYIEKPQKYEIPLSLTKLNKFIGKELSPDIVGKILSNLGLGIKTLSQDTLLVIPPTYRGDLTRTADIYEEIIRMYGFENIEPIMPVENIKGGKKATTIELIDHTKKILKEIGLQEVINYSFVPKDIENILDINGRVIDIENPLSEDMAVLRPTLIWSILTNIKDNMNRNQFNLRFYEVSKVFLPAEELADESLRICIGVAGKPERTLWNPKPEAYDFYTIKGYVEKLMEYIGIAKYKLERSSDFNFHPGRSAEIKIGNDIIGVFGEIHPDIQKSMGIQKERPYIAEIDLTKCLKYMKTSTKYEKIIKYPEVTRDLAIVLPKDVLVGNMIENLRKLSPIIEKIEIFDIYEGDKIGTDKKSIAISIVLRNKEKTLDEKEINEVIEKILTTVSKDYNGEIRQ; encoded by the coding sequence ATGTTAATTTCTTTAGATTGGCTAAAACAATATGTAGACATAAAAGAAAATATAGAAGAACTAGATAATGCCTTGACTATGATAGGACAAGAAGTTGAAGCCATTGATATCCAAGGAAAAGGGCTTGATAATGTAGTTATAGGACAGATTATAGAATATACAAAACATCCTAATTCAGATAAGTTAACACTTGTAAAAGTTGATATTGGAGAAGGAGAACCATTGCAAATAGTGTGTGGAGCTCCAAACCATAAATTAGGAGATAAGGTGGTAGTTGCAAAAATAGGTGCAGTATTACCTGGAGATTTTAAAATTAAAAAGAGTAAGATAAGAGATATTGAATCGTTTGGAATGTTATGTTCAGAAGTTGAATTAGGAATAGGAACAGATGGAGATGGAATAATAATCCTTCCAAAAACTGCTCCGATAGGAGAAGAGTATAGAAAATATGCAAATTTAGATGATATTATATTCGAGTTGGAGATAACTCCTAATAGACCAGATTGTCTATCTCATATAGGGATAGCAAGAGAAATAGCAGCTTATTATGGTAGAAAGGTAAAGTATCCTTCAGTAACTTATACAGAGGCTATAGATACTATTACTACGGTTGCGAAGGTAAATATTGATGATAAAGATAGATGTAAGAGGTACATGGGAAGAGTAATTAGGAATGTTACTATAGGTGAATCTCCAGAGTGGTTAAAAAAGAGAATAAGAGCTATGGGATTAAATCCTATAAATAATATAGTGGATATAACAAACTTCGTTATGTTCGAATATAATCAGCCTATGCATGCTTTTGATTTAGATAAATTAGCTAATAAAAGTATAAATGTAAGAGCTGCCTTACCTGGAGAGAAGATAACCACTTTAGATGGTATTGAAAGAGAGCTAAATGAAAGAGAGCTAGTGATAGCTGATGATGAGAAAGCTATTGCTATAGCAGGTATAATAGGTGGAATAGGAACGGAGATAACTTCTGAAACTAAAAATATATTCCTAGAAGTAGCATACTTTACACCAGAAAATATTAGAAAGACAGGAAGAAAATTAGGAATTTCTACAGATTCTTCATATAGAAATGAAAGAGGTATTGATATAGAAGGTATTTCAGATGCCAGTGAAAGAGCTGCAGCATTAATAGCTGAGATAGCTGGTGGTGAGATACTAGATGGAGCTATTGATAAATATATAGAAAAACCACAAAAGTATGAAATTCCATTAAGCTTAACAAAATTAAATAAATTTATAGGAAAAGAGCTCTCACCTGATATTGTAGGAAAAATTCTAAGTAATTTGGGACTTGGAATAAAGACACTTTCTCAAGATACACTACTTGTAATACCACCTACATATAGAGGAGATTTGACTAGAACAGCTGATATTTATGAAGAGATAATTAGAATGTATGGTTTTGAAAATATAGAGCCTATAATGCCAGTTGAAAATATTAAGGGAGGGAAAAAGGCAACTACCATAGAGCTAATAGACCATACTAAAAAAATCTTAAAAGAGATTGGACTTCAAGAGGTCATCAATTACTCTTTTGTTCCTAAAGATATAGAAAATATATTAGATATAAATGGGAGAGTTATTGATATAGAAAATCCATTGAGTGAGGACATGGCTGTACTAAGACCTACACTTATTTGGAGCATACTTACAAATATAAAAGATAATATGAATAGAAATCAGTTTAATCTAAGATTTTATGAAGTTTCAAAAGTATTTTTACCAGCTGAAGAGTTAGCTGATGAAAGTTTGAGAATTTGTATTGGAGTTGCAGGAAAACCAGAGAGAACATTGTGGAATCCAAAGCCAGAAGCATATGATTTTTATACTATAAAAGGGTATGTAGAAAAGTTAATGGAATACATAGGAATAGCTAAATACAAGTTAGAGAGAAGTTCAGACTTTAATTTTCATCCTGGAAGAAGTGCAGAGATAAAAATAGGAAATGATATAATTGGTGTATTTGGAGAGATACATCCAGATATACAAAAAAGTATGGGGATACAAAAAGAGAGACCATATATAGCAGAAATAGATTTAACTAAGTGTTTAAAATATATGAAGACTTCTACTAAATATGAAAAAATAATAAAATATCCAGAAGTTACTAGAGATTTAGCTATAGTTCTTCCAAAGGATGTTCTTGTAGGAAATATGATAGAAAATTTGAGAAAACTATCTCCTATAATAGAAAAAATAGAGATATTTGATATTTATGAAGGTGATAAGATAGGTACAGATAAAAAATCTATTGCTATTAGTATAGTACTTAGAAATAAAGAGAAAACTTTAGATGAAAAAGAGATAAATGAAGTCATAGAGAAAATACTTACAACTGTATCTAAGGATTATAATGGAGAGATAAGACAGTAG
- the pheS gene encoding phenylalanine--tRNA ligase subunit alpha has product MEEKLEQLRETARLSIDKTNSSQELEEIRIKLLGKKSELTEISKGIKNLTPEEKPVIGQLINEVREYINIKLNDKAKDIETKEREERLANEVIDITLPGKRNVLGTTHPITETMDFMKNIFVEMGFDVVDGPEVELVKYNFDALNIPETHPSRDITDTFYINDDVVLRTQTSPVQVRYMLENKPPFRMICPGKVYRPDYDISHTPMFHQMEGLMIGKDISFANFKAILTESLKKMFGDREVRFRPHFFPFTEPSAEVDIQCAVCKGKGCRMCKDSGWVEIMGCGMVDPEVLKAVGYDPDEVSGFAFGMGIERVAMLRHGINDLRAFFENDVRFLKQFK; this is encoded by the coding sequence ATGGAAGAAAAGTTAGAGCAACTCAGAGAGACTGCTAGATTAAGTATTGATAAAACGAATTCTTCACAGGAATTAGAAGAGATAAGAATAAAACTACTCGGTAAAAAAAGTGAGTTAACAGAAATTTCCAAAGGGATAAAAAATCTTACACCGGAGGAGAAACCTGTCATAGGTCAACTAATAAATGAAGTAAGAGAGTATATCAATATAAAATTAAATGATAAAGCTAAGGATATAGAGACAAAAGAAAGAGAAGAAAGATTAGCTAATGAAGTTATTGATATAACTCTTCCAGGAAAAAGAAATGTATTGGGAACAACTCATCCAATTACAGAAACAATGGATTTTATGAAAAATATATTTGTAGAGATGGGATTTGATGTAGTTGATGGACCAGAGGTAGAGTTAGTAAAGTATAATTTTGATGCTTTAAATATTCCAGAAACTCATCCATCAAGAGACATAACAGATACTTTTTACATCAATGATGATGTAGTTTTAAGAACTCAAACATCACCAGTTCAGGTTAGATATATGCTAGAGAATAAACCACCATTTAGAATGATCTGTCCTGGTAAGGTATATAGACCTGATTATGATATATCTCATACACCTATGTTCCATCAAATGGAAGGACTTATGATAGGGAAAGATATATCTTTTGCTAACTTTAAAGCTATTTTAACAGAGTCATTAAAGAAAATGTTTGGTGACAGAGAAGTAAGATTTAGACCACATTTCTTCCCATTTACTGAACCATCAGCAGAGGTAGATATTCAATGTGCCGTATGTAAAGGAAAGGGATGTAGAATGTGTAAAGATAGCGGTTGGGTAGAGATAATGGGATGTGGAATGGTAGATCCAGAAGTACTAAAAGCTGTCGGTTATGATCCAGATGAAGTGAGTGGCTTTGCATTTGGAATGGGAATAGAGAGAGTGGCTATGTTAAGACATGGAATAAATGACTTGAGAGCTTTCTTTGAAAATGATGTAAGATTTTTAAAACAATTTAAGTAA